From Denitrovibrio acetiphilus DSM 12809, the proteins below share one genomic window:
- a CDS encoding diguanylate cyclase, translated as MTEMMYSRKRFYLLSVSFFIFFGILIAITTAIVNYKLASKQNIEQINLRASSELSYKKLYLEDYITHKELVVTILARHLLLNDFITSEGVDERARVNSFFQSVVFANPDIMQLRFINSNGLERIRVDRIDNEIFTYPQIYLQSKYDRYYFQESNQLNKTQLWHSRIDLNIEHGKIELPYKPTYRIAAPVVVNGEHKGIVIVNLLMQRVIDLLTEYANFSTYLIDNEGEIISASDASLAWSKYLKSDIKINNIFPGAFNNDMNQSSLQKSNLFVYSLNQIFDNGEGVKLIMKPKASMLHQIKKNNLISAQIVALVILLISFPLSWVASYAPSKLQSSLLKAFDKIRRFNFIIDSNIATTEIDLKGNFTAVSAKYAEMTGYNHTELIGNTHSLIRHPDTTQKQLDDLWKTILKKEIWQGEFKNINKDGELFWTKQTATPAIDDKGNVTGYTAVIHNITEKKKIEELSITDRLTGLYNRHKLDAVLKAERIRNERHNTRFCAAILDADHFKRVNDTYGHQVGDDVLVKLAAIIKENTRESDFCGRWGGEEFLVVALETDITNTAFLADKLRKAVEETDFTPVEKVTVSIGVAEYSRGETIAHFINRADEALYKAKQTGRNRVVSA; from the coding sequence ATGACAGAGATGATGTACTCACGTAAGCGTTTTTATCTTCTTTCCGTCTCTTTCTTTATATTCTTTGGCATACTGATCGCAATAACTACAGCCATAGTCAACTACAAACTCGCATCAAAACAAAATATTGAACAGATAAACCTCAGAGCAAGCTCTGAACTATCGTATAAAAAGCTTTACCTTGAAGACTATATAACACATAAAGAATTAGTTGTCACAATACTGGCAAGGCACCTGCTTTTAAATGATTTTATCACATCAGAGGGAGTAGACGAACGGGCAAGAGTCAATTCATTTTTCCAGTCTGTAGTTTTCGCAAACCCCGATATAATGCAGCTTCGGTTTATAAACAGTAACGGTCTGGAGAGAATCCGTGTCGACAGGATCGATAACGAAATATTCACTTATCCTCAGATATATTTACAAAGCAAATATGACAGATACTACTTTCAAGAGAGCAACCAACTTAACAAAACACAGTTATGGCATTCCAGAATTGACCTTAACATTGAACATGGCAAGATTGAGCTGCCGTATAAGCCTACCTACAGAATCGCTGCTCCGGTTGTAGTCAACGGCGAACATAAAGGTATCGTTATAGTTAATCTGCTCATGCAGAGAGTTATTGACCTCTTGACTGAATATGCTAACTTCAGCACATACTTAATTGATAACGAAGGAGAAATAATCTCTGCCTCTGACGCAAGTCTTGCGTGGAGCAAATATCTCAAATCCGATATTAAAATTAACAATATATTCCCCGGTGCATTTAATAACGACATGAATCAGTCCTCACTACAAAAAAGTAATCTTTTTGTGTATAGCCTAAACCAGATATTCGATAACGGCGAAGGTGTCAAACTCATTATGAAACCTAAAGCAAGCATGCTGCACCAGATAAAAAAGAACAATCTGATATCTGCCCAAATTGTTGCACTTGTTATCTTACTGATAAGCTTCCCGCTGTCATGGGTAGCGTCATATGCTCCATCAAAGCTTCAGTCAAGCCTGCTGAAAGCTTTCGACAAGATACGTAGGTTCAACTTCATAATAGACAGTAACATAGCCACAACAGAAATAGACCTGAAAGGTAACTTTACTGCTGTCAGCGCAAAATATGCCGAGATGACAGGATACAATCACACAGAATTGATAGGCAACACACACAGCCTCATACGACACCCTGACACAACACAAAAACAGCTGGACGACCTTTGGAAAACCATATTAAAAAAAGAAATATGGCAGGGGGAATTCAAGAACATCAATAAAGACGGTGAGCTCTTCTGGACAAAACAGACTGCCACCCCTGCAATAGACGACAAGGGAAATGTAACGGGATATACAGCCGTTATACACAACATCACAGAGAAAAAGAAGATAGAAGAACTCTCCATTACAGATAGACTGACAGGACTTTATAACAGACATAAACTTGATGCCGTTCTTAAGGCTGAGCGAATCAGAAATGAAAGACACAATACAAGGTTTTGCGCAGCTATCCTTGATGCTGATCATTTCAAAAGAGTTAACGACACTTATGGTCACCAGGTAGGTGACGATGTCCTCGTGAAACTTGCTGCTATTATAAAAGAAAACACCAGAGAATCCGATTTTTGCGGAAGATGGGGCGGGGAAGAATTTCTCGTTGTTGCCCTTGAAACAGACATTACCAATACAGCTTTTTTAGCCGACAAACTGCGCAAGGCTGTCGAAGAGACAGACTTTACCCCGGTAGAAAAAGTGACAGTCAGCATTGGTGTCGCAGAATATAGCAGAGGTGAAACCATAGCTCACTTCATAAACAGAGCAGACGAAGCCCTCTACAAAGCCAAACAAACAGGTAGAAACAGAGTCGTTTCGGCATAA
- a CDS encoding sensor domain-containing diguanylate cyclase has translation MLKSFIYTKKKYYLLFSGYFLTFGVVIALLTSFINYNIKYTDIEKQLKSRSQSEAALKIDFLTSYVWNIEQELESLLNNQITLNFIHQETADRRNQLQSLFYSVMFSNKDLMQLRFIDAAGMEVIRIDRPDYDGGIKIVEQQDMQDKSGRYYFRQASKLPEKSFWHSNLDLNIEHGTIEVPYKPTYRVAAPLYVGHKFKGIVIANLLMNNILSTLSNSAYFSVYVADVYGDILVSPEPDKSWSRYLPNRPNAEDIFPEHIDVIKKKGDAIRDEFYMFCLEDIFLNNEGVKLILAPKDEVMGQLKKSNILSAILITLIVLLISIPLSWLASYLPSRLQSSLLNAYEKIKEYNKMIDRHISTSKTDIHGRITEVSSKFTEITGFSKSEIVGKTHRILRHPDNPSELFESMWLTISNGDTWQGEIKNVNKTGEEYWVHQTISPEVDKYQTIIGFNSISRDITDKKRIEELSVTDRLTSLYNRHKLDDVLQSEYSRHQRHNTDFCAVLIDIDHFKNVNDTHGHQTGDKVLVKLAELLKANTRESDYIGRWGGEEFLIIAVESNLEGTAFLAEKLRRMVEETDFPIVGKITISLGAAQYKTGETIAHFINRADDALYTAKQTGRNKLVNAE, from the coding sequence ATGTTGAAAAGCTTTATTTATACTAAGAAAAAGTATTACCTCCTTTTCTCAGGCTACTTTCTAACATTTGGTGTAGTCATCGCCTTGCTCACGTCCTTTATAAATTACAACATAAAATATACAGATATTGAGAAACAGCTAAAGTCCCGTTCACAGTCTGAAGCGGCATTAAAAATAGACTTTCTTACAAGCTATGTGTGGAACATAGAGCAGGAACTCGAATCTCTTTTAAATAACCAGATCACCCTTAACTTTATCCACCAAGAAACCGCAGACAGAAGAAACCAGCTCCAGAGCCTCTTTTACTCTGTCATGTTCTCTAACAAAGATCTCATGCAGCTCAGATTTATTGATGCAGCCGGCATGGAGGTCATAAGAATAGACCGCCCTGATTATGACGGAGGTATAAAAATCGTTGAGCAACAGGATATGCAGGACAAAAGCGGAAGGTACTACTTCAGGCAGGCATCAAAATTACCTGAAAAATCTTTCTGGCACTCTAACCTCGACCTAAATATTGAACACGGCACAATTGAAGTCCCTTACAAACCGACATACAGAGTTGCAGCCCCATTATATGTTGGACACAAATTCAAGGGTATAGTTATAGCAAACCTCTTAATGAACAACATACTCAGCACCTTATCAAACTCTGCCTATTTCAGCGTATATGTTGCTGATGTTTACGGTGATATTCTCGTCAGTCCTGAACCGGATAAGTCGTGGAGCAGATACCTTCCTAACAGACCAAATGCAGAAGATATCTTCCCCGAACACATTGATGTAATAAAAAAGAAAGGGGACGCCATCCGGGATGAATTTTATATGTTTTGTCTTGAGGATATCTTCCTTAACAACGAAGGGGTTAAGCTTATTCTTGCGCCGAAAGACGAGGTCATGGGGCAGCTCAAAAAATCTAATATACTGTCTGCTATACTCATAACTCTCATCGTGTTGCTGATATCCATCCCTCTTTCATGGCTTGCATCATATCTGCCGTCCAGACTCCAGTCCAGTCTGCTCAACGCCTATGAAAAGATAAAAGAGTACAACAAAATGATAGACAGACATATCTCTACCAGCAAAACAGATATACACGGCAGAATAACAGAAGTGAGCAGCAAATTCACCGAAATAACAGGTTTCAGCAAAAGTGAAATAGTAGGCAAAACCCATAGAATCCTCCGCCATCCGGACAACCCTTCAGAGCTCTTCGAAAGTATGTGGCTAACCATAAGCAACGGTGACACATGGCAGGGAGAGATAAAGAATGTCAATAAAACAGGAGAAGAATACTGGGTACACCAGACTATCTCACCTGAAGTTGACAAATACCAAACCATAATCGGATTTAATTCCATTTCAAGAGATATAACAGACAAAAAACGGATAGAGGAGCTGTCGGTAACCGACAGACTCACAAGCCTGTATAACAGACATAAACTTGATGACGTACTTCAATCTGAATACAGCAGGCACCAGAGACACAATACTGATTTCTGTGCGGTTCTCATTGACATAGATCACTTCAAAAACGTCAATGACACTCATGGGCATCAGACAGGGGATAAAGTACTTGTAAAGCTGGCAGAATTACTCAAAGCCAATACAAGAGAGTCAGACTATATAGGCAGGTGGGGCGGAGAAGAGTTCCTGATTATCGCTGTGGAATCAAACCTTGAAGGGACTGCATTCTTGGCGGAAAAACTTAGAAGAATGGTTGAAGAAACAGATTTCCCTATTGTCGGAAAAATCACGATCAGCCTTGGCGCTGCACAGTATAAAACCGGAGAAACTATAGCTCACTTCATAAACAGAGCAGATGACGCTCTGTATACTGCTAAACAAACAGGTAGAAACAAGCTTGTAAATGCAGAATAA
- the eno gene encoding phosphopyruvate hydratase, translating to MTDIIDVFAREVLDSRGNPTIEVEVVTSGGVMGRAIVPSGASTGEYEAVELRDGDKERFLGKGVLQAVQNVNEIVAPELEGIDVTEQKLIDEMLIELDGTKNKGKLGANAILGVSLACAKAAAESCGLPLYKYIGGAYACTLPAPMMNILNGGEHADNNVDIQEFMIMPLGAESFREALRMGVEVFHTLKGVLKAKGMSTSVGDEGGFAPNLGSNEEAIEVILEAIDKAGYKAGSDIYIAIDAASSEFYNKDKGVYVLEAEAEPEKTSAQMVEYYKYLVEKYPIISIEDGLDENDWDGWKLLTDAIGDKCQLVGDDLFVTNTERLTRGIKTGVANSILVKLNQIGTLTETLDAIQTAREAGYTCVISHRSGESEDTTIADLAVAVNAGQIKTGSACRTDRIAKYNQLLRIEEELFDQAAYKGLGAFYNLKGK from the coding sequence ATGACTGATATAATTGATGTTTTTGCCAGAGAAGTTCTGGACTCCAGAGGAAATCCTACAATTGAGGTTGAGGTTGTGACAAGTGGCGGCGTTATGGGGCGTGCCATTGTTCCATCAGGTGCTTCCACCGGCGAATATGAAGCTGTAGAGCTTCGTGATGGCGACAAAGAGCGTTTTCTCGGTAAGGGAGTGCTTCAGGCTGTACAAAACGTTAATGAAATCGTTGCACCTGAGCTTGAGGGGATTGATGTTACAGAGCAGAAGCTCATTGACGAGATGCTCATTGAGCTTGACGGTACAAAAAATAAAGGGAAACTTGGCGCAAACGCTATTCTCGGTGTTTCACTCGCTTGTGCAAAAGCTGCTGCGGAGTCCTGTGGGCTTCCGCTTTATAAATATATCGGCGGTGCATACGCGTGTACTCTCCCTGCTCCTATGATGAATATACTTAACGGCGGCGAACATGCTGATAATAACGTTGATATTCAGGAATTCATGATTATGCCTCTCGGCGCAGAATCATTCCGTGAAGCTCTCAGAATGGGTGTTGAAGTTTTTCATACACTTAAAGGCGTGCTGAAAGCAAAAGGGATGAGCACATCTGTCGGGGATGAGGGCGGTTTCGCTCCGAACCTCGGCTCTAACGAAGAGGCGATAGAAGTTATCCTCGAAGCTATCGATAAAGCGGGCTATAAAGCTGGTTCAGATATCTACATAGCTATTGATGCAGCCTCAAGCGAATTTTATAACAAAGATAAAGGCGTTTATGTCCTCGAAGCTGAGGCGGAGCCGGAAAAAACATCTGCTCAGATGGTGGAATATTATAAATATCTCGTTGAAAAGTACCCTATTATATCCATTGAAGATGGTCTGGATGAAAATGACTGGGATGGATGGAAGCTTCTTACCGACGCTATCGGCGACAAATGCCAGCTTGTGGGGGACGACCTTTTTGTCACTAACACAGAGAGACTTACACGGGGTATCAAAACAGGAGTCGCTAACTCTATCCTTGTGAAGCTGAACCAGATAGGAACCCTCACAGAGACTCTGGATGCTATACAGACAGCAAGAGAAGCAGGGTATACATGTGTTATCTCTCACCGCTCAGGCGAGTCAGAAGACACAACTATTGCAGACCTTGCAGTTGCTGTGAATGCCGGACAGATTAAAACAGGTTCCGCTTGTAGAACAGACAGGATAGCCAAGTACAACCAGCTTCTGCGCATAGAGGAAGAGCTCTTCGATCAGGCAGCTTATAAAGGGCTTGGTGCGTTTTACAACCTTAAAGGTAAATAG
- a CDS encoding aminopeptidase, producing MSLEKKMAQLICEYSLDLKEGDIFLIRSETVAEPLVKEFVRKTLEMGAHPVLRMMISEQQSVFYKYATEKQLEFIPPSVMADAENITAQVYIDSTDNTKQLTNTDKSKVSLYAKSMRKVRDVLMDREEKGEFRWSLCPYPTQAMAQDAEMSLDEYTEFVFNACKLNEADPVAAWKEVDEFQNKVVDILTGTKEIRIEGKNTDITFNVEGRKWINCNGHHNMPDGEVFTSPVEDGVNGQIYFDLPTSYMGVEAGGITLKIDKGRIIEASAEKGDDFLQSVLDTDEGSRLIGEIAFGLNDNINKPTKNILFDEKIGRTIHMAVGASYPEAGGKNKSGIHWDMIKGMADGKVYADGVMIYSEGRFHGV from the coding sequence ATGAGTTTAGAGAAAAAGATGGCACAGCTTATTTGTGAATATTCTCTCGATCTGAAAGAGGGGGACATATTCCTCATAAGGTCAGAAACAGTGGCAGAGCCGCTTGTCAAAGAGTTCGTAAGAAAGACGCTTGAGATGGGCGCACACCCGGTTCTGCGTATGATGATTTCAGAGCAGCAGTCTGTCTTTTATAAATACGCAACTGAAAAACAGCTCGAATTTATCCCCCCCTCAGTTATGGCAGATGCAGAGAACATTACTGCACAAGTATATATAGATAGCACGGACAACACAAAACAGCTCACAAACACTGATAAATCCAAAGTTTCCCTCTATGCAAAATCAATGCGTAAAGTTCGTGACGTGCTTATGGACAGAGAAGAGAAGGGAGAATTCCGCTGGTCGCTCTGTCCGTATCCGACACAGGCTATGGCGCAGGATGCGGAGATGTCTCTTGATGAGTATACAGAATTTGTATTTAACGCATGTAAGCTGAACGAAGCTGATCCGGTTGCCGCATGGAAAGAAGTAGATGAGTTTCAGAATAAAGTTGTCGATATTCTCACAGGGACAAAAGAGATACGCATCGAAGGGAAGAATACTGATATAACCTTCAATGTGGAAGGGCGTAAATGGATTAATTGTAACGGTCATCACAATATGCCGGACGGAGAGGTTTTTACAAGTCCTGTGGAAGACGGCGTTAACGGACAGATATACTTTGACCTGCCGACATCGTATATGGGGGTTGAAGCCGGCGGTATTACGCTGAAAATCGATAAAGGGCGCATAATTGAGGCAAGTGCAGAGAAGGGGGATGATTTTCTTCAGTCTGTTCTCGACACTGATGAAGGCTCCAGACTCATTGGAGAGATAGCTTTCGGGCTGAATGATAATATTAATAAGCCGACTAAGAATATACTCTTTGACGAAAAGATCGGACGCACAATACATATGGCTGTGGGTGCAAGCTATCCTGAGGCTGGCGGGAAAAACAAGTCAGGAATACACTGGGATATGATAAAGGGAATGGCTGACGGCAAAGTCTATGCCGATGGTGTTATGATATATAGCGAAGGCAGATTTCACGGAGTTTGA